A genomic stretch from Sphingobacterium sp. ML3W includes:
- a CDS encoding SusC/RagA family TonB-linked outer membrane protein has protein sequence MKEILKMHLRLLGIVFMLLQSHHVFSQIKISGTVIDSEKRAPLAGATVVIVGAQGNSAFSSVQTDAVGKFAITTNEGSSLKASMIGYRTITVMAKQGIVIEMVPSAVTLDETVVVGYTTQKKGLLAGSVASVKFKEADIEIPTTSVGNLLAGRMPGLYVSTPSGIPGAQPDIRIRTASSWNASPTLYVIDGKVTIDAAEFNNLSPNEIEEVSILKDAATTAAYGARAGAGVVLVTTKRGKAGKVSINYSVNTGRDVRGKNMELTSIMEWGQIQNRIWGEAGGPANTPWTETAKAYFKDRDFGGGKGYGFDKLRDVYVNPSITTHNLSASGGTDKLQYFIGASYVNQETFIKNTNEKKYNVRTNITANLTKNVSVFAGLSLNNNKFNSPEGDWSGDMFPKLLLWQPYMPSFTASGLPVDYFWISNKSGEAQGLSGYNKSEGLKSVVNLSLTYKMPFLEGLSAKVGYIKTFNNSNQKIYSHPFTYYQLAQIEPVVWDLNNIVGQRLTYHTPGIQKMAAWNQEDQTNLQLNFERDFGQHHVNAALVYERQERSYDGIDATINGFPIYMTDQWWASTGGSGVVNGTATKRINNAYGFLPTVGRKSYIGQFAYDYADKYVATFAYRYDGSANFPKDKRWGFFPSVSAAWVISKENFFKNVNGIESLKIRASVGLTGNDFVAINPNAGKDDANAKRWQYEDKYVTGNSAIFGETPTLNPGIQYDVLPNANITWEKYLNKNFGVDISFLKHFNATAEYWETRTYDILSTRIQSTPPTFSRPLPSVNYGEMKANGVDLSVNYANRTGDLNYNIGLNFTYGNSWYTIRDLNITYDYQNLIGNGRSSNMITGYTVDKLLRTQSDVDGLLAAHPGYNFKGNAPKPGQFAYRDFNGDNTINENDITVLNKSNNPKVVGLNLSADWKGLSISANFNGSLGYKKSFNNLSDGVEWNRMWRPWAAESWSSENTSAWLPYRYSANDEVRVVNTSGSNFWLADASFVRLKFLNIAYNLPQSWYKKYANNIRFYVSGSNLFVISKFNKKFYDPEMDRGTSFPIVKSFNAGISLTF, from the coding sequence ATGAAAGAAATTTTAAAAATGCACCTACGGTTGCTCGGAATTGTCTTCATGCTATTGCAATCCCACCATGTTTTTTCGCAAATTAAGATATCAGGGACAGTCATTGACTCCGAGAAAAGGGCTCCTTTGGCAGGAGCTACGGTTGTTATCGTAGGGGCGCAAGGAAATTCAGCGTTTTCTTCTGTACAGACAGATGCTGTAGGCAAATTTGCGATTACCACAAACGAAGGATCAAGTCTAAAAGCATCCATGATCGGATACAGGACTATAACTGTGATGGCGAAGCAGGGTATTGTCATAGAGATGGTTCCCAGCGCAGTAACATTGGATGAAACTGTAGTTGTCGGTTATACCACACAAAAGAAAGGCCTTTTGGCCGGCTCTGTCGCATCGGTTAAATTTAAGGAAGCAGATATTGAGATTCCAACTACCTCTGTTGGAAATCTATTGGCCGGTCGGATGCCGGGTTTATATGTGTCCACACCGAGTGGTATACCCGGAGCACAACCCGATATCCGTATACGGACAGCGAGTTCATGGAATGCTTCACCTACACTTTATGTCATTGATGGAAAGGTGACTATCGATGCTGCCGAATTCAACAATTTAAGCCCTAATGAAATTGAAGAAGTGTCTATTTTAAAAGATGCTGCGACTACAGCTGCATATGGTGCCCGGGCTGGTGCAGGTGTTGTGTTGGTTACGACCAAACGCGGGAAAGCGGGAAAAGTTTCTATCAACTACTCGGTGAATACTGGGCGGGATGTTCGTGGAAAGAATATGGAGTTAACGAGCATCATGGAATGGGGACAGATTCAAAACAGAATCTGGGGTGAAGCTGGTGGTCCAGCAAATACACCTTGGACAGAGACTGCAAAAGCTTATTTTAAAGACAGAGATTTTGGTGGTGGTAAAGGATATGGTTTTGACAAATTAAGAGATGTATATGTAAACCCTTCCATTACTACGCATAATTTAAGCGCATCTGGAGGTACGGATAAACTTCAGTATTTTATCGGCGCCTCCTATGTAAATCAGGAAACTTTTATCAAGAACACCAACGAAAAAAAGTATAATGTACGGACCAATATAACGGCCAATTTAACCAAAAACGTTTCGGTTTTTGCTGGTCTCAGTTTGAACAATAATAAATTTAATTCACCTGAAGGAGATTGGTCCGGAGATATGTTTCCCAAACTGTTACTATGGCAACCCTATATGCCCTCTTTCACGGCTTCAGGTTTACCAGTAGATTATTTTTGGATTTCCAATAAATCTGGAGAGGCACAAGGACTCTCTGGTTATAATAAGTCAGAAGGTCTTAAGTCAGTTGTAAATTTGAGTCTGACCTACAAAATGCCGTTTTTGGAGGGTTTAAGTGCAAAAGTTGGTTACATCAAAACCTTTAACAATAGTAATCAGAAAATTTACTCACATCCTTTTACCTACTATCAGCTGGCTCAGATAGAACCTGTGGTTTGGGATCTAAATAATATCGTGGGCCAGCGCCTCACTTACCATACGCCAGGTATACAGAAAATGGCTGCATGGAACCAAGAAGACCAAACAAACTTACAACTAAACTTTGAAAGAGATTTTGGCCAACATCATGTCAATGCAGCATTGGTCTATGAAAGACAGGAAAGAAGCTATGATGGTATAGATGCAACCATCAATGGCTTTCCGATCTATATGACAGACCAATGGTGGGCGTCCACAGGTGGTTCGGGCGTTGTAAACGGTACAGCGACAAAGAGAATTAACAATGCTTATGGATTTTTACCAACAGTAGGACGTAAATCCTATATTGGACAATTTGCTTACGACTACGCGGATAAATATGTCGCCACTTTTGCTTACCGTTACGATGGCTCTGCAAATTTTCCGAAGGATAAACGATGGGGCTTTTTTCCATCTGTTTCAGCTGCTTGGGTAATCTCTAAAGAAAATTTCTTTAAAAATGTAAATGGAATAGAATCATTGAAAATCAGAGCTTCGGTCGGATTAACTGGTAATGACTTCGTCGCAATAAACCCAAATGCGGGAAAAGATGATGCAAATGCCAAACGCTGGCAATATGAAGATAAATATGTGACTGGTAATAGTGCGATTTTTGGCGAAACACCAACACTCAATCCAGGTATACAATATGATGTTCTTCCAAATGCAAACATTACCTGGGAAAAATACCTGAATAAAAATTTTGGTGTCGATATCAGTTTCTTGAAACACTTTAATGCAACAGCTGAATATTGGGAGACACGTACTTATGATATTTTAAGTACAAGAATTCAATCTACTCCACCTACTTTCAGCCGACCTTTACCCTCTGTTAATTATGGAGAAATGAAGGCGAATGGTGTCGATCTTAGTGTGAATTACGCAAACAGAACAGGCGATCTGAACTATAATATCGGTCTTAATTTCACTTATGGAAACTCTTGGTATACCATAAGAGATTTAAATATCACGTATGATTATCAGAATTTAATTGGTAATGGCCGTTCTTCCAATATGATCACTGGATATACAGTGGATAAACTGCTTAGAACACAGTCTGATGTCGATGGTTTGCTAGCAGCTCACCCGGGCTATAACTTTAAAGGCAATGCACCTAAACCTGGACAATTTGCATATAGAGATTTCAACGGAGATAATACGATTAATGAGAATGACATCACTGTATTAAATAAGAGCAATAATCCGAAAGTTGTAGGATTAAACCTAAGTGCCGATTGGAAAGGCTTAAGTATCAGCGCTAATTTCAATGGTTCGTTGGGTTATAAAAAGTCTTTCAATAATTTGAGTGACGGTGTAGAGTGGAACCGGATGTGGCGACCTTGGGCTGCCGAATCCTGGAGCTCAGAAAATACAAGCGCATGGTTACCCTATCGCTACAGTGCAAATGATGAGGTGAGAGTGGTTAATACGAGCGGAAGTAATTTTTGGTTGGCCGATGCAAGTTTCGTGCGCTTAAAGTTTTTGAATATTGCCTACAATCTTCCGCAAAGCTGGTATAAGAAATATGCGAACAATATTCGTTTCTATGTATCAGGATCTAATCTTTTCGTGATTAGTAAATTCAATAAAAAATTCTATGATCCTGAGATGGATAGAGGGACGTCTTTCCCTATTGTTAAGTCATTTAATGCCGGAATCAGTTTAACGTTCTAA
- a CDS encoding AraC family transcriptional regulator, with product MNSVHTERIGVRELSLINTSETIRTKTSLSFVYVIQGKGAFTYDGHTLAFDIGKFIVVPQHQTYHFESTQAKLIFIQCPLAFVDKIRLEADRIESCENLYKLQYISNSYHARAGCVFKEKSDENFAEMLVLQIAREFRNKTGDYLIIRNSISILLNLIARNLIGQELSDIQENQKAFSILKIITYIQQYAKDKEKTRIQEIASHFGIAKNYFGEYFKQQTGISYQDYLLDYRLKLVETYLRYSSIRLGEIAHELQFSDESHLSKLFKKHRGLTPNEYRKQKS from the coding sequence ATGAATAGCGTACATACAGAGCGGATCGGAGTCCGTGAGCTATCACTGATCAATACATCGGAGACCATCCGTACAAAGACATCCTTATCTTTTGTTTATGTAATTCAGGGGAAGGGAGCTTTTACCTATGATGGGCATACGCTTGCCTTTGACATTGGGAAATTTATCGTTGTTCCGCAACATCAGACTTATCATTTTGAAAGTACCCAAGCCAAACTGATATTCATTCAATGCCCATTGGCTTTTGTTGATAAAATACGTCTCGAAGCAGATCGGATAGAAAGTTGTGAAAACCTATACAAACTACAATACATCAGCAACAGTTACCATGCACGTGCGGGCTGTGTATTCAAGGAAAAATCGGATGAAAATTTTGCCGAAATGCTCGTTCTTCAGATTGCAAGAGAATTCAGAAATAAAACCGGCGATTACCTCATCATCCGAAACAGCATTTCCATTCTCTTGAACTTGATCGCTCGAAATCTAATCGGACAGGAGCTATCTGATATCCAGGAAAATCAAAAGGCCTTCTCAATTTTAAAGATCATCACGTACATACAGCAGTATGCCAAAGACAAAGAGAAAACCCGCATTCAGGAGATAGCCTCCCACTTTGGTATAGCTAAGAATTACTTCGGTGAGTATTTCAAACAACAGACCGGTATATCCTACCAAGATTACCTACTCGATTACCGATTGAAATTGGTCGAAACCTATCTGCGGTATAGCAGCATCCGCCTCGGAGAAATTGCACATGAATTACAGTTCAGTGACGAAAGTCATCTTTCAAAACTATTTAAAAAACATAGAGGGCTTACGCCAAATGAATATAGAAAACAAAAGTCTTAA
- a CDS encoding type 1 glutamine amidotransferase domain-containing protein has protein sequence MKKENLKVLVVLTSHDQLGDTGAKTGFWVEEFAAPYYVMADAGVAITIASPKGGQPPIDPKSALPDFQTAATKRFDADMELQNKLANSIVLAEVNEQDYDAIFYPGGHGPLWDLANDKTSIALIESFWKHNKPVAAVCHAPGVFRFVKNVDGSPLVQGKKVTGFSNSEEDAVQLTDVVPFLVEDELIKLGGHYSKGEDWGSHVVRDGKLITGQNPGSSEESAKELLALLEQ, from the coding sequence ATGAAAAAAGAGAACTTAAAGGTATTGGTCGTTTTGACTTCACATGACCAACTGGGAGATACAGGAGCTAAAACAGGTTTTTGGGTTGAAGAGTTTGCAGCCCCCTACTATGTTATGGCCGACGCAGGAGTTGCTATAACAATTGCTTCACCCAAAGGCGGCCAACCGCCCATTGATCCCAAAAGCGCACTCCCCGATTTCCAGACAGCAGCAACAAAACGTTTTGATGCAGATATGGAACTTCAGAACAAACTGGCAAACAGCATTGTCTTAGCAGAAGTTAATGAGCAGGACTATGACGCGATCTTCTATCCGGGCGGCCATGGGCCACTCTGGGACCTTGCAAATGACAAGACTTCCATTGCTTTGATCGAATCATTTTGGAAACACAACAAACCCGTGGCCGCTGTTTGCCACGCTCCTGGTGTTTTCAGGTTTGTTAAGAATGTCGATGGTAGTCCATTGGTACAGGGCAAGAAGGTAACAGGCTTTTCCAATTCTGAAGAAGATGCTGTACAGTTGACAGATGTCGTCCCTTTCCTTGTTGAAGATGAACTGATCAAACTTGGCGGACACTACAGCAAAGGCGAAGATTGGGGCAGTCATGTCGTCAGAGATGGTAAACTGATTACCGGCCAAAATCCCGGCTCATCAGAAGAGAGTGCGAAGGAACTACTAGCCTTGCTGGAGCAATAA
- a CDS encoding cyclic nucleotide-binding domain-containing protein, with amino-acid sequence MTGREILRQHINKTVQLNDEQFDYFFSFFKPVSFKKKQSIITIGDKVECEYFVLNGCLKTFVVNDEQKMHILQFATQTWWASDYNALHNNTKATVNLDCVSVADTLCLFAEDRERVCKEIHEVETFLRWRSNKGYIGLQKRILSLLNNDARSRYEELMLQYPELYNLVPKHLIAAYLGVSRETLSRLYHSK; translated from the coding sequence ATGACCGGTCGAGAAATTCTCAGGCAACATATCAATAAAACCGTCCAATTGAATGATGAACAATTTGATTATTTCTTTTCTTTTTTCAAACCGGTATCCTTTAAAAAGAAACAATCGATTATCACCATTGGTGATAAGGTGGAATGTGAATATTTTGTCCTCAATGGCTGTCTAAAAACTTTTGTGGTCAATGATGAACAAAAAATGCATATCCTACAGTTTGCCACACAAACCTGGTGGGCATCTGATTATAATGCCTTGCACAACAATACGAAAGCAACGGTCAACCTGGATTGTGTAAGCGTCGCGGATACGCTTTGTCTATTTGCTGAGGATCGTGAACGTGTATGCAAGGAAATTCATGAAGTTGAAACATTTTTACGATGGCGTTCGAACAAGGGGTATATCGGTCTACAAAAAAGAATTCTATCCCTGCTCAATAATGACGCCCGCAGTCGCTATGAGGAATTGATGCTCCAATATCCTGAATTGTACAATCTTGTGCCAAAACATCTGATTGCAGCCTATCTTGGGGTTTCCCGTGAGACGCTCAGCCGGCTCTATCACAGCAAATAA
- a CDS encoding MFS transporter: MDIYTKRWQALGFLVAGAFLSPLDYFIVNMALPAIHNVFGASDQQLQLVVAIYGLTYAALIVCGGRMGDIYGRKRIFIWGLYLFLFSSLACAFSPNISVLIVSRFIQGIGASLLAPQVLASIRVLFNSNEQPKAIGLFSAVFGLAAVAGQLLGGVLLMTHWGNLSWEMVFLVNVPITICCIIGIHFTMDNNGTEKESGIDYKGALLLIIALLLLICPLIFGRGYHWPWWIFAVMMAGAILLNEFFKHEVSAHRLQRPVLIDPTLLYNRQFASCLPIIFLYNFTAGLFISYPYYLQEFLHWDTIDTGFAIIPYGIAFFLGPLLVARLRLTTNAFIYIGLTLLMGGFLGTALLFYYGQQPFFATHITLFIAGLGHGTMMPVMMRTAIALVPKDKAGQASALVSISMQIGGVTGGAIIGTLFFSLIATVGFPKAFALAIATIALFQTISLFINRRLFELRNNAFNTIDK; the protein is encoded by the coding sequence ATGGATATTTATACGAAGCGATGGCAAGCCCTAGGCTTCCTCGTGGCAGGGGCTTTTCTATCTCCTTTGGATTATTTTATTGTCAATATGGCATTACCTGCGATACATAATGTTTTTGGGGCCAGTGATCAGCAATTACAGCTTGTGGTCGCGATTTATGGTCTGACCTATGCCGCTTTGATTGTTTGTGGTGGACGAATGGGGGATATTTATGGACGCAAAAGAATATTTATATGGGGTCTGTACCTTTTTCTGTTTTCGTCCTTGGCCTGTGCTTTTTCACCGAATATTTCCGTTCTTATTGTGTCAAGATTCATTCAGGGAATAGGAGCTTCACTGCTTGCCCCACAGGTATTGGCTTCTATCCGTGTACTTTTTAATAGTAATGAACAGCCCAAAGCTATTGGTCTTTTCAGCGCCGTATTTGGACTGGCTGCAGTGGCTGGCCAGTTGCTCGGTGGGGTATTATTAATGACACATTGGGGCAATTTATCATGGGAAATGGTTTTTCTGGTCAATGTGCCCATCACAATTTGTTGCATTATCGGTATTCATTTTACGATGGACAACAACGGTACTGAAAAGGAGTCTGGCATTGACTACAAAGGTGCTTTACTACTGATTATTGCTTTACTGCTGTTGATCTGTCCGCTTATTTTTGGTCGTGGATATCACTGGCCTTGGTGGATATTTGCTGTAATGATGGCCGGAGCGATCTTACTGAATGAATTTTTTAAGCATGAGGTATCTGCTCATCGACTGCAGCGACCTGTTCTGATCGACCCCACTTTATTATACAATCGGCAATTCGCCTCTTGTCTACCAATAATCTTTCTGTACAATTTTACCGCGGGGCTGTTTATCAGTTATCCCTACTATTTACAGGAATTCTTACATTGGGATACCATAGATACGGGCTTTGCAATTATTCCCTATGGCATAGCATTCTTCTTGGGGCCACTGCTTGTAGCTAGATTGAGATTGACAACAAATGCATTTATTTATATCGGATTGACACTGCTCATGGGAGGTTTTTTGGGGACAGCCTTGCTGTTTTATTACGGACAACAACCTTTTTTTGCAACACATATTACGCTGTTTATAGCGGGATTGGGACATGGAACGATGATGCCCGTGATGATGCGTACCGCTATTGCCCTTGTCCCCAAAGATAAGGCGGGGCAGGCCTCCGCTCTGGTGAGTATCAGTATGCAGATAGGCGGGGTCACTGGCGGTGCTATCATTGGGACGTTATTCTTTAGTTTGATCGCGACTGTAGGTTTTCCCAAAGCCTTTGCGCTGGCAATAGCAACAATTGCATTGTTTCAGACCATTAGCCTTTTCATCAATCGCAGATTGTTTGAACTGAGAAATAATGCATTTAATACAATTGATAAATAA